A stretch of Paenibacillus sp. URB8-2 DNA encodes these proteins:
- a CDS encoding DUF1836 domain-containing protein — translation MESFTLTRMEMSSLLLSLTGESDHTPLHILQEAWTKLHRQEMKEGTSLNAFLSTDIPAILQKIIHGGKAKGLSLQEIAALGALIEYSTISITAMQNWVKRDFKEYLGAPREGKKYSINQAAILFMIEDLKSSLDFRSIRQLFRMLFLKPEQDDDDLLEPVQLYGAYALLFEENREADSPEEEWNPENPRDKLWSSGRWALAAEQAVQRLSHLNRPQRETVRNSLLIAAISVQACYFQALARQYFNASLFLDF, via the coding sequence CATGGAGATGTCCTCACTTCTGCTCTCACTGACCGGCGAGTCCGATCATACTCCGCTGCATATTTTACAGGAGGCGTGGACCAAGCTTCACCGCCAAGAAATGAAGGAGGGTACATCGCTAAACGCATTTTTGTCCACGGATATTCCAGCTATTCTGCAAAAAATCATCCATGGGGGGAAGGCCAAAGGATTGTCCCTCCAGGAAATTGCCGCACTTGGAGCGCTAATAGAGTATTCCACAATTTCCATTACCGCTATGCAGAACTGGGTGAAACGAGATTTCAAAGAATATCTTGGCGCGCCGAGAGAAGGGAAAAAGTATTCGATCAACCAAGCGGCTATACTGTTTATGATCGAGGATCTGAAATCTTCACTCGACTTTCGGAGCATTCGCCAATTGTTTCGCATGCTGTTTCTGAAACCGGAACAGGATGATGACGATCTGCTAGAGCCTGTACAACTGTATGGCGCGTATGCCTTATTATTCGAAGAGAACCGGGAAGCTGACAGTCCGGAAGAAGAATGGAACCCGGAAAATCCGCGGGACAAGCTTTGGAGCAGCGGAAGATGGGCCCTGGCCGCCGAACAGGCGGTACAGCGGCTATCCCACCTCAATCGGCCTCAGAGGGAAACCGTGCGGAACTCGCTGTTAATTGCAGCGATTTCGGTTCAGGCCTGTTATTTTCAGGCGCTGGCCAGACAGTATTTCAACGCCTCTCTGTTCCTGGACTTCTGA
- a CDS encoding MFS transporter, producing the protein MFDAMDVGMISFVVAALAKEWSLRPGQIGLLTSINSLGMAAGAAAAGILADKYGRKNILLWTLVIFSAATGLSALAAGFAILCVLRFIAGFGLGGELPVASTLVSESVEPRDRGRAVVLLESFWAVGWIASALIAYFVIPDYGWRVALMIGAVPVLYALYLRRAIDDSPRFAGIRKAPVPFVERFASVWSADNRKSTVMLWILWFTVVFSYYGIFLWLPSVMVLKGFSLVRSFEYTLIMTLAQLPGYFTAAYFIEKFGRKFVLVVYLFFTAVSAAWFGFASSEGMLIAAGICLSFFNLGAWGGMYAYTPELYPTAVRSTGVGLAASFGRIGGIIAPLLVGVLVERSVGIQSIFLLFFVTVIIGAAAVLFLGKETKGTDLL; encoded by the coding sequence ATGTTCGACGCCATGGACGTCGGCATGATTTCCTTTGTCGTTGCGGCGCTGGCCAAGGAATGGAGTCTTAGACCGGGACAGATCGGTCTGTTGACGAGCATTAATTCGCTGGGCATGGCTGCGGGAGCCGCTGCCGCGGGCATCCTGGCCGACAAATACGGCCGGAAAAATATTTTGTTATGGACGCTGGTCATCTTCTCGGCAGCCACCGGCTTGTCGGCGCTCGCGGCGGGATTTGCCATTTTGTGCGTGCTGCGTTTCATAGCGGGCTTCGGGCTTGGCGGCGAACTTCCCGTCGCATCCACACTCGTGTCCGAGAGCGTTGAGCCTAGAGATAGAGGCCGGGCGGTCGTTCTGCTCGAAAGCTTCTGGGCGGTGGGGTGGATCGCCTCCGCACTGATCGCATATTTTGTCATTCCGGATTACGGCTGGCGTGTTGCCCTCATGATCGGGGCAGTACCGGTGCTGTATGCCCTTTACCTTCGACGGGCCATCGACGATTCTCCACGGTTTGCAGGAATCCGCAAGGCGCCTGTTCCATTTGTGGAACGCTTCGCCTCGGTATGGTCGGCTGATAACCGCAAGTCTACCGTTATGCTCTGGATTTTGTGGTTTACGGTCGTCTTCTCCTATTACGGAATCTTCCTATGGCTGCCGTCGGTGATGGTGCTGAAAGGCTTCAGCCTTGTGCGGAGCTTTGAATACACGCTGATAATGACGCTGGCCCAGCTTCCCGGTTATTTTACCGCCGCCTATTTCATCGAGAAGTTCGGCCGCAAATTCGTGCTTGTCGTATACCTCTTCTTTACCGCTGTCAGTGCGGCCTGGTTCGGCTTCGCCTCTTCCGAGGGAATGCTGATCGCCGCAGGCATCTGCCTGTCATTCTTCAATCTAGGCGCCTGGGGCGGAATGTACGCCTACACTCCGGAGCTGTATCCTACGGCTGTCCGCTCGACGGGAGTCGGACTGGCCGCTTCGTTCGGCCGGATTGGCGGCATAATCGCTCCGCTGCTCGTTGGCGTGCTTGTTGAGCGGTCCGTCGGCATTCAATCCATTTTTCTGCTGTTCTTCGTTACGGTGATCATAGGCGCAGCAGCCGTACTGTTTCTCGGCAAAGAAACGAAAGGGACGGACCTGCTATAA
- a CDS encoding alpha/beta fold hydrolase → MGKTKIHRNIAKLNSIDLFYFDTQTEGPVILCLHGRWGRAETWVDFIERYGQQYRIIAPDQRGHGLSGKPASKYTAEEMAGDMIELLDFLKINSVLVVGHSMGGRVAGYLTALYPTYVKALAILDRSASGPANPNMLKADPIPTVDPLTKDWSLPFSSLSEAMDFVQHATDSKLSYQYFMNSLVETVEGYQMLFSSQAMAAGIAHDVDWFHLLPSIQCPVLLIRAKGNDAVSDEDFVEMQSLLSNCIAQEVSNPDHNVHLANKEEFYRYFDEFLKKI, encoded by the coding sequence GTGGGAAAAACAAAAATCCACAGAAATATTGCGAAGTTGAACAGCATCGATCTGTTTTATTTTGATACACAAACCGAAGGGCCGGTTATTCTTTGTCTCCACGGAAGATGGGGCCGGGCCGAAACCTGGGTTGATTTTATAGAACGTTATGGACAACAATACAGAATTATCGCACCGGATCAAAGAGGACACGGATTGAGCGGGAAACCCGCATCGAAATATACGGCTGAGGAAATGGCAGGAGACATGATTGAACTATTGGATTTTTTAAAAATAAACTCAGTCCTTGTCGTAGGCCATTCGATGGGCGGACGGGTCGCCGGATATTTAACAGCGTTATATCCCACATATGTAAAAGCATTGGCAATCCTTGACCGATCCGCGTCAGGACCCGCCAATCCCAACATGCTGAAGGCAGATCCAATCCCAACCGTTGACCCTTTGACCAAAGATTGGTCATTACCATTTTCCAGCTTAAGTGAAGCAATGGATTTTGTTCAACATGCTACGGATTCGAAGCTGAGCTATCAATATTTCATGAATAGTCTGGTAGAAACGGTTGAGGGGTATCAGATGTTGTTCAGTTCCCAGGCTATGGCTGCCGGCATTGCGCATGATGTGGATTGGTTTCATCTGCTTCCGAGCATACAGTGTCCGGTATTGTTAATCAGAGCAAAAGGCAACGATGCCGTTTCAGACGAAGATTTTGTTGAAATGCAGTCGCTCCTCTCCAATTGTATTGCCCAAGAAGTGTCGAATCCCGATCACAATGTTCATCTAGCAAACAAAGAAGAATTTTATAGGTATTTTGATGAGTTTTTAAAAAAAATATAA